The proteins below come from a single Haliaeetus albicilla chromosome 22, bHalAlb1.1, whole genome shotgun sequence genomic window:
- the LOC104316401 gene encoding acyl-coenzyme A synthetase ACSM4, mitochondrial-like, producing the protein MNRMKRIYPSQLSIYTVHSKQTLKSLWTLKPPNRTFHGPPRLLASDVYSQYESVRRGEQEIPKYFNFASDVLDKWSEIEKAGKRPSNPAFWWINGKGEEVKWSFEELGFLSRKVANALTKVCGLQKGDRIVVILPRIPEWWLVNVACMRAGIVLIPGISQLSAKDILYRLQASKAACIITDDTLAPAVDSVASECQFLKSKLIVSKGSREGWLNFTDLYKNQSADHSCVKTRIRDSMTIFFTSGTTGSPKMTEHSQGSLGFRPLLSERYWLDLTPSDMIWNTSDTGWIMASLASVFDPWVFGSCIFIHRLPQIESATILNTLCRFPIDTLVGAPTLFRMLVQNDLSNYKFMNLKHCISGGEPLNPEVMAQWKSKTGLDIHDIYGQTETGVICSVFKGMKIKPGSMGKAAPFYDVQIIDKNANILPPGQQGEIAVRSKPIRPLGFFSEYVDNPKKTAESERGDFYVTGDKATMDEDGYFQFIGRDNDIIISSGYRIGPFEVESALIEHPAVAETAVVSSPDALRGEVVKAFVVLSPTFSACDLESLTCDLQEHVKKTTAPYKYPRKVEFVQELPKTVTGKIKRNELRNKEWGRM; encoded by the exons ATGAACCGAATGAAGAGGATCTACCCCAGCCAGCTCTCAATCTATACTGTCCACAGCAAACAG ACTCTAAAATCCTTGTGGACTCTGAAGCCTCCTAATAGGACTTTCCACGGACCCCCCAGGCTGCTTGCCTCTGATGTATATTCACAGTACGAGTCCGTCAGGCGGGGCGAACAGGAAATACCAAAGTACTTTAACTTTGCAAGTGATGTACTGGACAAATGGTCTGAGATTGAAAAG GCTGGAAAAAGACCATCAAACCCTGCCTTTTGGTGGataaatggaaaaggagaagaagtGAAGTGGAGCTTTGAGGAGCTGGGGTTCCTGTCTCGGAAAGTGGCCAATGCGCTGACTAAAGTATGCGGACTGCAGAAGGGGGACAGAATTGTTGTGATCCTGCCACGAATCCCAGAATGGTGGCTGGTGAACGTGGCTTGCATGCGAGCAG GAATTGTCTTAATTCCGGGAATATCCCAATTATCAGCCAAAGACATATTATATCGACTCCAGGCATCAAAGGCTGCATGCATCATTACCGATGACACACTGGCTCCTGCTGTGGACTCAGTGGCATCTGAGTGTCAGTTTCTGAAAAGCAAGCTAATCGTGTCCAAAGGCAGTCGGGAGGGATGGCTGAACTTCACTGACCTGTACAA aaaccaATCTGCTGACCATTCCTGCGTCAAAACAAGGATTCGAGACTCAATGACTATCTTCTTTACCAGTGGAACCACAGGTTCTCCAAAGATGACTGAACATTCCCAGGGTAGTCTTGGTTTCAGACCCCTTTTAAGTGAAAG GTACTGGTTGGATTTGACTCCCTCAGACATGATATGGAACACATCAGACACAGGATGGATAATGGCTTCACTGGCATCTGTTTTTGATCCCTGGGTTTTTGGATCATGCATCTTTATACATAGGCTACCACAGATTGAATCAGCAACCATCCTAAAT ACTCTCTGCAGATTCCCCATTGACACACTGGTTGGTGCTCCAACATTGTTCCGCATGCTGGTGCAAAATGATCTCTCCAA CTACAAATTCATGAACCTGAAGCACTGCATAAGTGGAGGGGAGCCACTCAACCCAGAAGTCATGGCGCAGTGGAAAAGCAAGACTGGGCTGGACATCCATGACATATATGGCCAGACTGAAACG GGAGTGATCTgctctgtttttaaaggaatgaaGATTAAACCTGGATCAATGGGGAAGGCAGCTCCCTTTTATGATGTTCAG ATCATAGACAAAAATGCTAACATTCTGCCTCCAGGACAACAGGGGGAAATTGCTGTCAGAAGCAAACCGATAAGACCACTTGGTTTCTTCTCTGAATATGTA GATAACCctaagaaaacagcagaaagtgAACGTGGGGACTTTTATGTCACTGGAGACAAAGCGACTATGGATGAAGATGGGTATTTTCAGTTTATTGGAAGAGACAATGACATCATCATTTCTTCAGG ATATCGCATTGGGCCATTTGAAGTAGAGAGTGCCCTGATAGAGCACCCAGCAGTAGCAGAAACAGCTGTTGTCAGCAGCCCAGATGCCCTCAGAGGAGAG GTTGTGAAAGCATTTGTGGTCCTGTCCCCGACCTTTTCAGCCTGTGACCTGGAGAGCTTAACCTGTGACTTGCAGGAGCATGTCAAGAAAACTACCGCTCCGTATAAATACCCTAGAAAG GTGGAATTTGTCCAAGAGCTGCCAAAGACAGTCACTGGGAAGATCAAGAGGAATGAATTAAGAAACAAAGAGTGGGGACGGATGTAG